In the Catenovulum adriaticum genome, ATTGCGATAAAATGACCGAAGCATCGGCAAACGCCTTGTTAAAAACTTTAGAAGAACCCGGTCAAGACAAATACTTAATTTTGACGACCGCATCTATCAACCGCTTATTGCCGACCATTTTAAGTCGGTGCCAACAATATGTACTTCGGCCACCTCAATTATCAGAATTAACTAGTTGGCTTGCTGAGCAACATGTAGACTTAGCCAGGTTTGAAACCATTTATCAGCAAATGAATGGCTCACCTTTAATTGCGCTTGATTATGCCAAATCAGATTATTTAGATAAGCAGAAAGCTTTTTTAGCTGACTTTAAACAATTAATTACCGGTCAAATTTCGGCTTTTCAGTTTAGCCAAGTTTTTGATGAAAAGGCGTATAATCAACAGCTCGATTGGTTAAATCAAGCCATTTCAAAATGGTTAGCTGCAAAATTACAATCTAATTCAAGCGATCCAAAACAAGCTGTGAAACGGCTGCTAATTAGCGATTTGAATCTTCAACTCGCGCATGCCAGAGCGCAAATGCTACAATCGGGTATGAATAAAAAAACTATTTTTCAACGTTTATGTTTTAACTTAGTCGACGGATTAAAATATTAATACAAAGGTACTAGAGGCAAACAATGGAAGAGTTAACCGTTGAATTTAACAACGTTCATGTATTGTACAAATGTTATATGTCGTTTTTAAAAGAGGGAGGCTTGTTTGTGGTGACTAACCGACAATATGATTTAGGCCATTCATTAGCCATTAATGTATTATTACCAGAAGAAGAATCTCATTTTGTGGTGACTGGGAAAGTCGCTTGGTTGAATCCGTCAGCATCACACAGTAATGCACCTCAAGGGATTGGCATTGCATTTATTGATGATAAATATAATTTAAAACAACGAATAGAAACCCATTTAGGTCCTTTATTGGGCTCAAATGAAGCCACCTATACTTTATAAATCAAATTTTCGGAGCATTATTTTGTTAGTTGATTCACATTGCCACCTAGATAGACTAAAACTTGAAGACTTGGGTGGCTCGTTAGATAAGGTGTTAACTCAGGCCAGAGCTAAAAATATTGAACACTTTTTATGTGTCTGTGTGACGTTAAATGATTTTGCTCAAATGGCACAAGCCGTTCAACCTTATTCAGATGTATCAATTTCTTGTGGTGTTCACCCTCTATATAAAGAAGAAATGTTTGATAAAGCGGAATTATTAAATTTGGCAAGTCAGGATAAAGTGGTTGCCATAGGTGAAACCGGACTGGATTATTTTTACAGTGAAGAAACGAAACCCTGGCAACAGCAAGCCTTTCGTCATCATTGCCAAGTCGCGGTAGAGTTAGACAAGCCTTTGATTATCCATACCCGAAACGCGCGCCAAGATACCCTAGATATTTTAAAGCAAGAGCAAGCAGACAAGTGTGGTGGGGTATTGCATTGCTTTACTGAATCGTTAGCCATGGCTAAAGCGGCGATTGATTTAAATTTTTACATTTCGATTTCAGGTATTGTCACTTTTGGTAATGCCAGTGAATTAAGAGATGTGGTAAGAGCTTTGCCTCTTGAACGTTTATTAGTTGAAACCGATTCTCCTTGGCTTGCCCCCAAGCCTTATCGAGGAAAGCAAAATCAACCCGCTTATGTACATGAAGTTGCCCAATTTATTGCGGATTTAAAAGGTATAAGTTTGGCTGAACTGGCTGAAATTACGACTAATAATTTTTATAACTTATTTAAACAAATTAAACGGAATAAAGTAGCTTAAATAAGTTTTGTTGTGTTAACGCCCAAGTGTGTTGTACATTGTTAGCTTAGCGTTTGGCTTTAAGCTCAGGCGATTTTAAAACTTGAATTCAAGAAATCATATTTTGACGGCGAATAACTTATAAAATTATGTCAGAAATAGAAATTAATACCGATGGCGTTGAACAACTCGCGCTGCGAAAATTTACAGAAGATGCTTATCTAAACTACTCCATGTACGTGATTATGGATAGAGCATTACCTCATATCTCAGATGGCTTAAAGCCGGTACAGCGCAGAATTGTTTATGCCATGTCAGAGCTGGGTTTATCAGCAGCGGCAAAATACAAAAAATCAGCTCGTACTGTGGGGGATGTTTTAGGTAAATTCCACCCACACGGTGATTCAGCTTGTTATGAAGCTATGGTGTTAATGGCTCAGCCTTTTTCGTATCGTTATCCTTTGGTGGATGGTCAAGGTAACTGGGGTGCCCCGGATGATCCTAAATCATTTGCCGCAATGCGTTATACCGAAGCTCGATTATCTAAGTTTTCTGAAGTTTTATTAACTGAGTTAGGCCAAGGCACGGTTGAGTGGGGGCCTAATTTTGATGGCACGCTTAAAGAGCCTGTTAATTTACCAGCCAGATTGCCTCATATTTTATTAAATGGGGTGACGGGTATAGCGGTTGGTATGGCAACGGATATTCCGCCTCATAATGTGCGCGAAGTCGCTGCAGCCGCGAAATATTTATTAGATCATCCAAATGCGGGTATTGAAAAGTTAATGTCTTTTGTGCCTGCGCCAGATTATCCAACCGAAGCAGAAATTATCACCCCTAGCGATGATATAAGAAAAATTTACCAAACGGGCCGCGGCTCTATTAAAATGCGTGCGGTTTATGAATACGAGCATGGTGAAATTGTTATTAATGCACTACCACATCAAGCATCCAGTGGTAAAGTGCTAGAGCAAATTGCAGCACAAATGCAGGCTAAAAAGCTGCCTATGGTTGCTGATTTACGGGATGAGTCAGATCATGAAAATCCTGTTCGTTTAGTGGTTGTACCGCGTTCTAATCGGGTTGATCTAGATGTTTTAATGAATCACTTATTTGCGACAACCGATTTAGAAAAAAGCTATCGTGTTAATTTAAATATGCTGGGGCTCAATGGGCGTCCACAAGTTAAAGGCTTAAGTACAATTTTAACTGAATGGCTGCAATTTAGGTTAGAGACAGTCACTAAACGTTTGCAGTTTAGACTAGATAAAGTGTTAGCACGTTTACATATTTTAGAAGGTTTATTGGTTGCCTTTTTAAGTATTGATGAAGTGATTCATATTATTCGAACCGAAGATAAACCAAAACAAGTATTAATGGATCGTTTTGAGCTAAGCGATAAACAAGCAGAAGCTATTTTAGAATTAAAATTAAGACAGCTTGCTAAACTAGAAGAATTTAAAATTCGTGCCGAGCAAGATGAATTAGAGACCGAGCGCCAATGGTTAGAATCTATCCTTGGTTCTGAAATTGAACTCAAAAAATTAGTTAAAAAAGAATTAACGGAAGATGCGCAAAAATATGGTGATGACCGACGCTCACCTATTGTTGAACGCAAAGATGCTAAAGCATTAAGTGAAAAAGATTTAGTACCGAGCGAAGCTGTTACATTGGTTATTTCAGATAAAGGTTGGGCAAGATGTGCCAAAGGCCATGATGTGGAACCGAGTAGTTTAAATTATAAAGCTGGAGATACTTATTTATCATCAGCTAAAGGTCGCTCTAATCAAACGTCTGTTTTTATTGATTCCAGTGGTCGAGCATTTGCGACCGAAACTCATACATTACCGTCGGCTCGAAGTCAGGGTGAGCCGTTATCTGGTCGCTTTACCATTGCGGCAGGTGAAAAGGTTGAGCATGCTTTATTGAGTAACCCAGAGCAATCTTTGTTGTTGGGCTCGGATGCAGGTTATGGTTTTGTAACTCGTTATGCTGACCTTATTAGTAAAAATAAAAATGGTAAAGCTGTCCTAACCTTGCCTGCGAATGCAAAAGTACTGATGCCAGTTTATATTAAAAATCCTGATGAACAGCTGGTTGTGGTGATTTCAAATGAAGGCCGTATGTTATTATTCCCATTGTCTGAATTGCCTTGTTTAAGTAAAGGTAAAGGCAATAAAATGATTAGTATTAGCAGTGAGCGCTCACGTAATCGAGAAGAGTTTGTTCGCCATTTAACCGTGATTGGTGAAGATGAATCTCTCGTTTTAGTTGCAGGTAAACGTAAAATGACGCTAAAGCCGAGTGATTGGCAACATTATCAAGGTGAAAGAGGGCGTCGCGGCAATAAATTGCCAAGAGGATTACAACGGGTTGACGATGTTTTTGCTGAAAGTAATACAGCAACAGAATCAACTGAAGAATAAAAAATTGTTTTATTGATGATAAAACCCAGTATTACTGGGTTTTTTTATGTATCACTGTTATTCATTAGGATTTATTGTTTTGTTAGCCATTATTCGAGTTATTTTATTAGGTTTTTTTGTTATTTTTGCCAGTGTGTTGGGTATCTTGTTTTGCTTAATTAGGCCATTTCATGCCAATAATGTTTATTGGTTGGGCCAGTTATTTTGCAAAGCTGCTTGGATTTTAGGATGTAAACTTATTATTCGTCATCATCCGGAAACGAAACAAAATATGCCAGCTGTGTTTATAGCAAATCACCAAAATAGTTATGATATTTTTACCTTATGTGGTGGGGTGTTGCCGTATACGGTGACGATAGGTAAAAAAAGTTTGAAGTGGATACCTTTTTTTGGCCAGCTTTACTGGTTGAGCGGGAATATTTTAATTGACAGAGAAAATCGAAAAAAAGCAATTGCAGCATTAAAGCATTCAGCTACTGTTATTAATAAACGTAAAACCTCTATTTGGATGTTTCCCGAAGGAACAAGGTCATATGGACGGGGCCTATTGCCTTTTAAACGGGGTGCATTTCAATTAGCATTAGCAGCCAAAGTCCCTATCGTACCAGTTTGTATGAGTAACACTCAGGGTCAAATTAAACTGAATCGCTGGTCAAATGGCGCTATCATTATTGAAGGCATGCAAGCCGTTCCATTATCAGATGAGCAGAAAAAAGATTTAAAACATACCTGCGAAAGCTTCCATAGCTTGATGCTAGATAAAATTAATCAACTTGATGCAGAAGTTGCACAGTTAAATCAATCTAAAGGGCTAAATTAATGGAATACCATGACGATCCACAAGCATTTAATGCTTGGGTTATTGAATCTTTATTAGAAGATGGTAGTGATCCTGATGCAGTTTATGAAATTGAGCATCATTTTTCATCTAACAATTTCGATATGCTTGAAAAGGCCGCAGTGGCTTTATTTAAGCTAAATTATGAGGTATCGGATGCAGAAGAGTTCGAAACAGATGATGGGATTGAAATACTCGCATTTGATGCCTTAGGTGAAGTTGAGTTGGATGTTGAAAAATTAAATCAGCAAACTGAACAAATGGAAAAAATTGCTCGCCAGTATAATGTTGAATATGACGGCTGGGGAACTGAATACATACCAATGCCGGATTAGCATTACTTTGTTAAGGGTTGTTTATTGACAACCCTTAAATTACTAGCGTGCAGGCTTATTGCGCTAGCCAAGCTTCGTACGCTTCTTCTATAGAAATAAATCCTTTTTTCTTATCGCTATAAGCATTTACTGTGCCTTTTTTGATGTTGTAAACCCAGCCATGCAATTCCACTTTCCCAAGCGCAAGTTTAGTTGCAACAGAAGGATGTGTGCGCAAATGTTGAAGTTGCATGACGACGTTTTCTGCAATCACTTCATCTAGTTGCTCATGGCCTAAACAGCCATGTTTTGCTTTTACTATTTCGGCAGCCGAGCGGCAGTGACCAATCCATTCTTTTACATGCGGTAAATCTTTTAACGAATCTGGATTAATTGCACCTTTTAGCGCACCACAATCACTATGACCGCAAATTATAATATGTTTAACGCCTAAAACAGCAACCGCAAATTCAATCGATGCTGTCATACCGCCAGTTTCGTTTGTATGAGGAGGAACAATATTACCTGCATTACGACAGATAAATAAATCACCTGGGTTGGTGTCGGTTAGTAAATTAGGGTCGATTCGGGAATCGGAGCAGGTAATGAATAAAACATCAGGGTTTTGGCTATTCGCCAGATCTGAAAATAATTGTTTGCGTTCTTCAAAGCCATGCTCTTTAAATGCCATGACGCCTTTAAAAATATCTTTCATACAAATATCTCTTACGTGTTTTTAGGTAAGTGTATTTTAAAATATTTTTTTTCATGCGTCTTAAATTTTTTAATTTAGGCATGAAGTAATGCTAATTTAGTTTTAAAAACACTATTAAAATCAATTAAATAATTATTTTTTATAAAAATATAAAAAAAATCACAAAAAACGCTAAAGTTTCTCAAGAAATCGCCGATACAGCTATACGAGGGGAAAATTAATTTGATTAAGGTTGAGGGGCCGTTATCAAGTTGTTCCAAAAAGAAAGAGGCGACTCGTTCAGAGTTTAATTTATAGGCGAGCTGTTTTTGTTTAGGTTTGAGGGAACCTAAAGCAGTTCTCAGGAGGTATTATTATGGGTATGTTCGTAAACACTAATGTGTCTTCATTAAATGCACAACGTCAATTAATGAATTCATCAAGTCAGTTAAACACATCTTTTGAGCGTTTATCATCTGGTTTTCGTATTAACCGTGCAGCAGATGATGCTGCAGGTATGCAGATTTCAGATCGAATGACGACGCAAATTCAAGGTTTAAATCAAGCCGTTCGAAATGCGAATGATGGTATTTCAGTGGTCCAAACCGCAGAGGGCGCATTACAAGAAGTAACGACTTCACTTCAGCGTATTCGTCAACTAGCCGTTCAATCTCAAAACGGTATTAACAGCTCAGCGGATCGTACGGCACTGCAAAAAGAAGTATCTGCCTTAAAACAAGAAATCAGCCGAATTGGTCAAAATACTCAATTCGCCGGTGTTGATCTACTAAAAGGCGACTATTCAGCTTCATTTTTAGTGGGCGCAAATGGTGGTCAGACAATTGAGATCTCGTTAAACCAAGCTGGTGGTTATGGTGCTTCTGGT is a window encoding:
- a CDS encoding TatD family hydrolase yields the protein MLVDSHCHLDRLKLEDLGGSLDKVLTQARAKNIEHFLCVCVTLNDFAQMAQAVQPYSDVSISCGVHPLYKEEMFDKAELLNLASQDKVVAIGETGLDYFYSEETKPWQQQAFRHHCQVAVELDKPLIIHTRNARQDTLDILKQEQADKCGGVLHCFTESLAMAKAAIDLNFYISISGIVTFGNASELRDVVRALPLERLLVETDSPWLAPKPYRGKQNQPAYVHEVAQFIADLKGISLAELAEITTNNFYNLFKQIKRNKVA
- the holB gene encoding DNA polymerase III subunit delta', translating into MKYPWLTGLHTQLSQQYQTNQLHHALLINAAVGVGKRQFAMDFAAGLLCDKKTGQACGQCKSCLLLETQAHPDFFIAEDPAAKSIGVDLIRQVVSRAQQKSQQGGALVFYIPDCDKMTEASANALLKTLEEPGQDKYLILTTASINRLLPTILSRCQQYVLRPPQLSELTSWLAEQHVDLARFETIYQQMNGSPLIALDYAKSDYLDKQKAFLADFKQLITGQISAFQFSQVFDEKAYNQQLDWLNQAISKWLAAKLQSNSSDPKQAVKRLLISDLNLQLAHARAQMLQSGMNKKTIFQRLCFNLVDGLKY
- the parC gene encoding DNA topoisomerase IV subunit A — encoded protein: MSEIEINTDGVEQLALRKFTEDAYLNYSMYVIMDRALPHISDGLKPVQRRIVYAMSELGLSAAAKYKKSARTVGDVLGKFHPHGDSACYEAMVLMAQPFSYRYPLVDGQGNWGAPDDPKSFAAMRYTEARLSKFSEVLLTELGQGTVEWGPNFDGTLKEPVNLPARLPHILLNGVTGIAVGMATDIPPHNVREVAAAAKYLLDHPNAGIEKLMSFVPAPDYPTEAEIITPSDDIRKIYQTGRGSIKMRAVYEYEHGEIVINALPHQASSGKVLEQIAAQMQAKKLPMVADLRDESDHENPVRLVVVPRSNRVDLDVLMNHLFATTDLEKSYRVNLNMLGLNGRPQVKGLSTILTEWLQFRLETVTKRLQFRLDKVLARLHILEGLLVAFLSIDEVIHIIRTEDKPKQVLMDRFELSDKQAEAILELKLRQLAKLEEFKIRAEQDELETERQWLESILGSEIELKKLVKKELTEDAQKYGDDRRSPIVERKDAKALSEKDLVPSEAVTLVISDKGWARCAKGHDVEPSSLNYKAGDTYLSSAKGRSNQTSVFIDSSGRAFATETHTLPSARSQGEPLSGRFTIAAGEKVEHALLSNPEQSLLLGSDAGYGFVTRYADLISKNKNGKAVLTLPANAKVLMPVYIKNPDEQLVVVISNEGRMLLFPLSELPCLSKGKGNKMISISSERSRNREEFVRHLTVIGEDESLVLVAGKRKMTLKPSDWQHYQGERGRRGNKLPRGLQRVDDVFAESNTATESTEE
- a CDS encoding 1-acylglycerol-3-phosphate O-acyltransferase; its protein translation is MLAIIRVILLGFFVIFASVLGILFCLIRPFHANNVYWLGQLFCKAAWILGCKLIIRHHPETKQNMPAVFIANHQNSYDIFTLCGGVLPYTVTIGKKSLKWIPFFGQLYWLSGNILIDRENRKKAIAALKHSATVINKRKTSIWMFPEGTRSYGRGLLPFKRGAFQLALAAKVPIVPVCMSNTQGQIKLNRWSNGAIIIEGMQAVPLSDEQKKDLKHTCESFHSLMLDKINQLDAEVAQLNQSKGLN
- a CDS encoding flagellin, which codes for MGMFVNTNVSSLNAQRQLMNSSSQLNTSFERLSSGFRINRAADDAAGMQISDRMTTQIQGLNQAVRNANDGISVVQTAEGALQEVTTSLQRIRQLAVQSQNGINSSADRTALQKEVSALKQEISRIGQNTQFAGVDLLKGDYSASFLVGANGGQTIEISLNQAGGYGASGLSLASTDISTAEGASGALSDIDTAISTIGAARADLGALQNRFQSTIRNLSNVVENVTSARSQIRDTDFATETAELTRNQIVQQASLSVLSQANQRPQSALSLLG
- a CDS encoding carbonic anhydrase, whose translation is MKDIFKGVMAFKEHGFEERKQLFSDLANSQNPDVLFITCSDSRIDPNLLTDTNPGDLFICRNAGNIVPPHTNETGGMTASIEFAVAVLGVKHIIICGHSDCGALKGAINPDSLKDLPHVKEWIGHCRSAAEIVKAKHGCLGHEQLDEVIAENVVMQLQHLRTHPSVATKLALGKVELHGWVYNIKKGTVNAYSDKKKGFISIEEAYEAWLAQ
- a CDS encoding PilZ domain-containing protein, whose amino-acid sequence is MEELTVEFNNVHVLYKCYMSFLKEGGLFVVTNRQYDLGHSLAINVLLPEEESHFVVTGKVAWLNPSASHSNAPQGIGIAFIDDKYNLKQRIETHLGPLLGSNEATYTL
- the rraB gene encoding ribonuclease E inhibitor RraB, whose amino-acid sequence is MEYHDDPQAFNAWVIESLLEDGSDPDAVYEIEHHFSSNNFDMLEKAAVALFKLNYEVSDAEEFETDDGIEILAFDALGEVELDVEKLNQQTEQMEKIARQYNVEYDGWGTEYIPMPD